One Dama dama isolate Ldn47 chromosome 18, ASM3311817v1, whole genome shotgun sequence DNA window includes the following coding sequences:
- the LOC133073022 gene encoding STARD3 N-terminal-like protein, translated as MPLQCQISNLNVAGLCVFQLTTAVTSAFLLAKVILSKLFSQGAFGYVLPIISFILAWIETWFLDFKVLPQEAEEENRLLIVQDASERAALIPGGLSDDQFYSPPESEAENLIYHLCFCLIIQKLSPLTSPPVLLNMLSKHLTYQTFRM; from the exons ATGCCTTTACAGTGTCAGATATCTAATTTGAATGTTGCTGGATTATGTGTCTTTCAGTTGACAACAGCAGTGACCAGTGCCTTTTTATTAGCAAAAGTGATCCTCTCAAAG CTTTTCTCACAAGGGGCTTTTGGCTATGTGCTGCCCATCATTTCCTTCATCCTTGCCTGGATCGAGACATGGTTCCTGGACTTCAAAGTGTTACCTCAAGAGGcagaagaagaaaaca GACTCTTGATAGTTCAGGATGCCTCGGAGAGGGCGGCGCTGATACCTGGGGGTCTTTCTGATGAtcagttttattctcctcctgaaTCTGAAGCAGAAAATTTGATTTATCATTTATGTTTTTGTCTTATCATTCAGAAGCTTTCCCCCCTCACCTCACCCCCTGTACTTCTCAATATGCTTAGCAAACATTTAACATACCAGACATTTAGGATGTGA